The following DNA comes from Myxococcales bacterium.
GAACGATGGGCCAAGGCCTGGTCGACCTTGGGATCCTGCAGGGAGACCTCGACACGCTCGTGGAGGAAGGCGCCGTGTCCTTATTTTTTCCTCACGGCACCGGTCACCTCCTCGGGCTCGACGTCCACGACATGGAAGATCTGGGTGACCGCGCCGGCTACGCCCCGGGACGGCAACGCACAAAGAACTTCAAGCTGCGCACCTTGCGCCTGGATCGCGACCTGCAGACCGGGATGGCGGTCACCATAGAACCCGGCTTCTATCAAGTGCCCGCCATCCTGGAACACCCTGACCTTGGCCAGGACCCGAAGCTTCGCCAGATGGTGAACTGGGCCAAGCTCGCGCGCTTCGCAGACGTCCGCGGCATCCGCATCGAAGACGACGTGCTCGTCACCCAGGAGGGGCACGAAGTGCTGAGCGCGGCCATTCCCAAGAACGTGGCCGACGTGGAAGCGGCCGTGCACCAGGACGCAGCCGCGTAGCGGCGCCCCGAGGCTTGGCGCGCCCGGGGGCAAGCTGTTAGAAGCGCAGGCAAGGAGCACGAGATGTCCAGCACCTACCCGAAGGACGCGTTCAGCCCCAAACGAGAAGATCACTTCACCTTCGGGCTGTGGACGGTCGGCAACCGGGGCCGCGACCCCTTTGGAGATGCGGTCCGTGCGCCTCTGGCCCCCACCCGCATCGTCGAAAAGCTCTCCGAGCTTGGCGCCTACGGCGTGAACTTGCACGACAACGATCTGGTTCCCCTCGACGCAACGGCCGCAGAACGAGATCGCATCGTCTCCGAGTTCAAGCGGGCGCTCGACGCCACGGGCATGAAAGTGCCCATGGCCACGACGAACCTGTTTTACGACGCAGCTTTCAAGGAAGGTGCGTTCACGAGCAACGATGCCCGGGTGCGAGCGTTTGCCCTACAAAAGACGATGCGCTCGATCGATCTCGGCGTTGAGCTCGGCGCCAAGACCTACGTGTTTTGGGGCGGTCGCGAGGGTCTCGAGACCAACGCATGCAAGAGCCCTCAGGACGCGCTCAAACGCTTCCGCGAGTGCCTGAACTATTTGTGCGAATACGCCATCGATCGAGGGTACGATCTCAAGTTCGCGCTCGAAGCCAAGCCCAACGAACCCCGCGGCGACATCTTCCTCCCGACGTCCGGCCACATGCTGGCGTTCATCTATACGCTGGATCACCCGAACATGGTCGGGCTCAACCCGGAAACGGCACACGAGCAGATGCCCGGGCTCGACTTCTCTCACGCCGTGGGACAGGCCCTCGAGGTGGGGAAGCTGTTCCACATCGACCTCAACGGCCAAAAGCCGGGTCGCTACGACCAGGACCTGCGCTTTGGCAGCGAAGACCAGAAGGGGGCCTTCTTCCTGGTCAAGCTGCTCGAAGACGCCAAGTGGCAGGGCATGCGGCACTTCGACAGCCACGCCTACCGCACCGAAGACGAAGCGGGCGTTTGGGATTTCGCCTACTACAGCATGCGGACGTACAAAATTCTCAAGGACAAGGTCGCCCGCTTCCACGCGGATCCCGAGATCCAGGCCCTCCTTGCCCAGCTCGGCGCAAAGGACCGCTCCGGCGCCTGGAGCGGAAGCGTGCGTTACAGCCGCGACCACGCCTCGCGCCTTTTGGATGCCGCGTTCGACCTCGACGCCCTCCGCACCCAGGGGTTTGCTTACGAGCGACTGGACCAGCTCACAACCGAGCTGCTCTTGGGGGTGCGCTGATCCTGCGAGCCTTTGCACGACCCACGCAAGCCGTTCGCGATTCGACCCCGGTAGCCGAGCCGAAGAGGCCCAACGTCCGGGAACGGCCTTTGCAGAACCTCACGGAGGATACCAACCGAGAGGCACGCCATGTCGAAACTCAAGGTCGTCGTCGCAGGGGCCGGGTTTGCCGGACTCGAGACCGCTTTTCTCCTCCGGCACCGGCTTCACGAGAAGGTCGACCTCACCCTTGTCTCGAACGAATCCGATTTTTCGTTCCGGCCAAACAGCATCTACATTCCCTTCGGCTCGGACGAACAGGACCTGAAGATCCCCCTCGTCGAGCCCACGACCCGCCAGAACATCCGCCTGATGCAGGCTTCCGTGCAGGACGTGGATCCCATCACGAAGACGCTCTACACCGACGGGGGAAGGCTTACCTTCGATAAGCTGATCATCGCCACGGGGGCCGGCATGCGTCCTCAGGAAATCCCTGGGCTCGATCGCTTCGGCGCCACGATCTGGACACCGAAGGCCATGAGGCAGCTTGGGGTCGCGATCGAACGCGTCATTTCACGCGCGCAAGAGGGCAAGGCAAGCACGATGCTCTTCCTCATTCCTCCGAACAACAAGTGTGCGGGTCCACTTTACGAGATCGTCATGATGACCGAGACCCACCTGAGAAGAAAAGGTGTGCGCAAGAGCGTAAAGCTCGTGTGGACCACCTCGGAATCGAGCTACGTGCAGGCCTTCGGTCCCCGTCTGCATGAGCTGGTGACGGAGGAGTTTGCCAACCGGGGCATCGAGGGTCACGTCGCCAAAGTCGTCAGGGAGGTGTCAGAGGCGAGCGTGAGCTTCGCCGACGGAGACGTCATCCCCTATGACGAACTGGTCTCGTTCCCACCCTATGTGGCGGCCGTAAGCTATCCGGCCCTGCCCGGCGACGACCGAGGCTTCATCGCAACGGAGTTCGAGAGCCGCCGCGTACGACGACACGAGCACGTGTACGCCCCTGGCGACGCCGGAGACTTCCCGGTCAAGCAAGCTTTCCTGGCGTTCCTTCAGGCCGACGCGGTGGCCGAAGACATCGCAGCCGATGTGCTAGGTCACGAGCGACCGCGCGTCACCTTCGATCCCGTCTCCATGTGTGTCATGGAGCAGTTCGACAAAGCGACCTTCGCTCAGGTGCCGTTGCGGCTCACGGGAGATCCCAAACGCCCCGTCGAGGTGCGTCCTGACGCTGGACGCGACTATCGCGTGGGCTCGAGTCCCACGTGGCGACTGGGGAAAAAGCTGCTGGGGCTCTACCTGCCCATGCGCTTCCGGGCGGGCGAGCCCTTCCATGCCGGTGCCGCCTGGCAGATGATGGACGTTGGCTTGAAGGCCATGTCCGGCGTGCTGGCACATTGAACGCGGCCTCGCGGGGCCCGTCGTTTGCTCAGCGGTGCTCGGCGGGAAAGGTGATGATGTGGTGGGGCGCGATCATCGTCTTGAGGTAGGCGATCGTCTCGGCGACGCGCTCACGATCATCGAAGAACTCCAGCACCACGGGGGGATCGGTGGGTTCACTGGGATCGACGGACTCGGGCATCGTGGGGCCAAACCCAGCGATTCCCTTGAACACCGTCATGCCGCGCAGACGCCCCGACTCGCGCAGCAGGTTCATGACTTTGCGCAGCCGTGCCCTGGACTCGGTCACGTAGACCCGCACCACCAGGATTGCCGACGACATCGTGTGCCCTCCTGCCTCTCATCGAGCGAACGGAAGGCACACTTGAGCCGGGCCACCCGGCTTGTCCTCAGGCGTTGCGGCCGAGGATCAAGCAGGCGTTCGTGCCACCGAAGCCGAAGCTGTTCGACAACGCCACCTTCACCGGCACCTCGCGGGCCGTGTTGGGCACGTAGTCGAGGTCACAGTCAGGGTCTGGCGTCGTGTAATTGATCGTGGGCGGAACAACGCCCCGAGCGACGGCCAACGCGCAGATGGCGGTTTCCACACCCCCTGCAGCGCCCAGCATGTGGCCCGTCATCGACTTCGTGGAGCTCACCATCAGCCGGCGGGCGTGGTCTCCGAACACCTTCTTGATCGCAAGCGACTCGTTGGTGTCGTTCATCTTCGTCGAGGTGCCGTGGGCATTGATGTAGTCCACGTCCTCGGGGCGCAGGCCCGCGTCTTTGAGCGCCAGCTTCATGCACCGCTGGGCCCCCTCCGCTTCCGGCGCCGGAGCGGTGATGTGGTGGGCGTCGGAGTTCGCCGCGTAGCCCATCATGCGGGCGTAGATCTTCGCACCCCGAGCCTTTGCGTGCTCCAACTCTTCGAGCACCAGGATGCCCGCACCTTCGGACATCACGAAGCCGTCGCGGTCGTGGTCGAAGGGGCGCGAGGCCGCCGTGGGATCGTCGTTCCGTGTGGACAGAGCCCGAGCGGCGTTGAAGCCCCCCACGCCGAGCGTGGTAATCGTCGACTCGGTCCCCCCGCAGATCATCGCATCGGCGTAGCCGTGCTGAATGAGCCGCATGGCATCACCGATGGCGTGGGCACCCGTCGAACAAGCCGAAACGTGGCTGTAGTTCGGCCCCTTGGCGCCGTGACGAATCGATATCTGCCCCGGAGCCAAGTTGATGATGATGCCGGGAACGAAGAAAGGAGATACCCCGTGGCGGGGCCCCTTCTCCCGGATCGTGTCGTGGGTGCGCTCGATCGTGGTGATGCCGCCAAGACCAGCGCCCACGAAAACCCCCACCCGCTCCGCGAACTCACCTTCGATCTTCAGCCCCGAATCCTCGACCGCCATCGCAGCCGCGCCCACGGCGAACTGAATGAAGATGTCCATCGACTTCGCATCCCGCGCGGTCATCCAGCGCGTGGGATCGAAGCCCTTGACCTCGCCTGCAATCTGCGTGGCGTAGTTGGAGGTGTCGAACCTCGTGATCCGCCCAATGCCGGAGCGACCCGCGAGCAAACCCTGCCAGGTTTCCTCGGTGCCGATACCCACGGGGGTGATGAGGCCGATGCCGGTGACAACCACTGTGCGCGACATGTCGTGCTCGTGCTCCTCTAGACGCGTTTTTGATGCAGGCAAAGAACCCCTGCGGGGGTCTTCCAGATGCCGCCGCCCATGGCTCGGGAGGCGGTCGTGGGCCTGGCCGCAGGGAACCTCTTACGAGGCGTGATTCTTGATGTAGTTGATGGCGTCGCCGACGGTCTTGATCTTCTCGGTCTCTTCGTCGGGAATTTCGAGCTTGAAGGACTCTTCCAAAGCCAGGACCAGCTCCACGATCGCCAGCGAGTCAGCCTTCAAATCCTCGGTGAAGGATGCGCTCGGGACCACCTTGTCGGGCTCCACCTCGAGCTGCTCGGAGATGAGCTTGATGACTTTCTCTTCGACGTTGTCGGCCATTGTCGTTCCTTTTTCGTTTGTGATTCGTCTCGGTGTTTGACTTGCCCTAGAGCGTCAAAACCTTCAGGGTGCGGTAACTTACATCAGAAGACCGCCGTTGACCCGCAAAACCTGACCGGTGATGTAGGCGGCCGTCGGACCTGCCAAAAACGCCACAGCGCCGGCGATGTCCTCGGGTTTGCCCACCCGGCCCAGCGGAATTTGCTGAGTCAATTCGGCACGTTTGGCTTCGGGAAGCTCAGACGCGGTCATGTCCGTGTCAATCCAGCCCGGGGCCACCGCGTTCACGGTGAGGCCGCGGCTGGCGTACTCCCTGGCCCAGGTCTTGGTGAGGCCAATGAGCCCCGCCTTGGCGGCCACGTAGGGGGCTTGACCGGCGTTGCCCATTTCGGCCACCACCGACGTGATGTTGATGATGCGTCCCGATTCCTTCGCCTTCATGAGCGGGCGAAGCGCGGCGCGCGTGCAGTTGAAAGCCCCCGTGAGGTTCACCGCCAGGGCGCGTTGCCAATCGGCATCCTTCGCCCCCAGGGTGAGGGCGTTCACGGCGATGCCGGCGTTGTTCACCAGCACGTGCACTCCCCCGAGCTCGGCCGCGATGTCCTTGAAGGCCTGGTTGACGCCCTCGGCATCGGCCACGTCGAAGCGCTTGAGCGCCGCCTCGCCGCCTGCGGCCCGCACGGACGCGGCCGTCTCGATGGCCGCGGCTTCATTCGAGGTGTAGTTCACCACGACCCGGGCGCCCTCCGCGCCGAGAGCCACGCAAATGGCCCGACCGATTCCGCGAGAGCCGCCAGTGACGACGACCACTTTCCCTTCGAGACAACGTGACATGTATTTTCCTTTCGCGACGTTCGCGTTCGCGGGGCTCTAGACGGCCAGCGCGGCCACAGAGGCCGGATCCGAGACCCCCGTGACCGCAAGCGAGGGGGCAATGCGCTTGACGAGACCTGCGAGCACGTTGCCGTGGCCCACTTCGTAGGCCGTGCCCACGCCCAGAGCAACCAGAGCCTGAACCGATTCTTCCCAGCGCACGGTGCCCGTGACTTGACGGGTGAGCAGGGCTCTGACGCGAGACGCGTCACGGTTGGCCGCAGCCTCGATGTTGGTCACCACCGGCACCGCGAGCGGAGTCACCTCGACCTTGGCCAGCTCGGCAGCGAGACGCTCGGCGGCCGGTGCCATCAAGGCGCAATGGAAGGGGGCGCTCACCTGAAGGGGGATCGCGCGCTTGGCGCCCTTGGCTTTCGCCAGCTCACAGGCCCGGTCGACCGTGGCCTTGGTTCCCGCGATCACCACCTGGCCGCCCCCGTTCAGGTTGGCGGGCGAGACCACGGCTCCGAGCTCGCGCGCGGCTTCCTGGCAGGCCTCGGCCACCGCGGCCCCCTCGAGTCCCAATATCGCGGCCATCGCGCCCTCTCCTGGCGCCACGGCTTCCTGCATGAACTTGCCCCGCAGGTGGACCAGGCGGACGGCGTCGGCCATCCGCAAGCCGGAAGCCGCCACCAGAGCCGAATACTCGCCGAGCGAGTGCCCCGCGACCACGTCCGGGCGAACGCCCGTTTTGGACTCGAGCACGCGCAGGGCGGCCACGCTGGTGGTCAAGATGGCAGGCTGAGCGTTGGCCGTGAGCGTGAGCTCCGACTCGGGCCCCTCGAAGCAGAGTGTGGAGAGGGGAAACCCAAGCACCTCGTCGGCTTCCTTGAAAACCGCCTTGGCCTCGTCGTGGGCGTCGAACAAGGCCTTGCCCATGCCCGGCTTTTGGGACCCTTGCCCCGGAAACAGAAACGCTTTCATGGTTCGTATCGAGATTCGATGGCGGGCGCTACCACACGGAAGGACGTTGCGCTACTTGCGCTGCAGCGCCCCTCCCGAACGCCCGCGACACGGGCCTCGGCCTTCAACGCCGACGAAGTATTCCCATCCCGTCCAAGGTTCAAGAAAAAAGTAAGGCCCCTCGGCGAGACGCCCCTGCCTCACGAGCAAGGCGTGGCCCCGCTCATGACGCGCTTTCGCCGTGAGACACCGCGGCTGGGGCAAATAGGGAACAGGTCTTTTCGACCT
Coding sequences within:
- the xylA gene encoding xylose isomerase gives rise to the protein MSSTYPKDAFSPKREDHFTFGLWTVGNRGRDPFGDAVRAPLAPTRIVEKLSELGAYGVNLHDNDLVPLDATAAERDRIVSEFKRALDATGMKVPMATTNLFYDAAFKEGAFTSNDARVRAFALQKTMRSIDLGVELGAKTYVFWGGREGLETNACKSPQDALKRFRECLNYLCEYAIDRGYDLKFALEAKPNEPRGDIFLPTSGHMLAFIYTLDHPNMVGLNPETAHEQMPGLDFSHAVGQALEVGKLFHIDLNGQKPGRYDQDLRFGSEDQKGAFFLVKLLEDAKWQGMRHFDSHAYRTEDEAGVWDFAYYSMRTYKILKDKVARFHADPEIQALLAQLGAKDRSGAWSGSVRYSRDHASRLLDAAFDLDALRTQGFAYERLDQLTTELLLGVR
- a CDS encoding FAD-dependent oxidoreductase, giving the protein MSKLKVVVAGAGFAGLETAFLLRHRLHEKVDLTLVSNESDFSFRPNSIYIPFGSDEQDLKIPLVEPTTRQNIRLMQASVQDVDPITKTLYTDGGRLTFDKLIIATGAGMRPQEIPGLDRFGATIWTPKAMRQLGVAIERVISRAQEGKASTMLFLIPPNNKCAGPLYEIVMMTETHLRRKGVRKSVKLVWTTSESSYVQAFGPRLHELVTEEFANRGIEGHVAKVVREVSEASVSFADGDVIPYDELVSFPPYVAAVSYPALPGDDRGFIATEFESRRVRRHEHVYAPGDAGDFPVKQAFLAFLQADAVAEDIAADVLGHERPRVTFDPVSMCVMEQFDKATFAQVPLRLTGDPKRPVEVRPDAGRDYRVGSSPTWRLGKKLLGLYLPMRFRAGEPFHAGAAWQMMDVGLKAMSGVLAH
- a CDS encoding DUF190 domain-containing protein, with amino-acid sequence MSSAILVVRVYVTESRARLRKVMNLLRESGRLRGMTVFKGIAGFGPTMPESVDPSEPTDPPVVLEFFDDRERVAETIAYLKTMIAPHHIITFPAEHR
- the fabF gene encoding beta-ketoacyl-ACP synthase II, which codes for MSRTVVVTGIGLITPVGIGTEETWQGLLAGRSGIGRITRFDTSNYATQIAGEVKGFDPTRWMTARDAKSMDIFIQFAVGAAAMAVEDSGLKIEGEFAERVGVFVGAGLGGITTIERTHDTIREKGPRHGVSPFFVPGIIINLAPGQISIRHGAKGPNYSHVSACSTGAHAIGDAMRLIQHGYADAMICGGTESTITTLGVGGFNAARALSTRNDDPTAASRPFDHDRDGFVMSEGAGILVLEELEHAKARGAKIYARMMGYAANSDAHHITAPAPEAEGAQRCMKLALKDAGLRPEDVDYINAHGTSTKMNDTNESLAIKKVFGDHARRLMVSSTKSMTGHMLGAAGGVETAICALAVARGVVPPTINYTTPDPDCDLDYVPNTAREVPVKVALSNSFGFGGTNACLILGRNA
- the acpP gene encoding acyl carrier protein, whose amino-acid sequence is MADNVEEKVIKLISEQLEVEPDKVVPSASFTEDLKADSLAIVELVLALEESFKLEIPDEETEKIKTVGDAINYIKNHAS
- a CDS encoding 3-oxoacyl-ACP reductase FabG gives rise to the protein MSRCLEGKVVVVTGGSRGIGRAICVALGAEGARVVVNYTSNEAAAIETAASVRAAGGEAALKRFDVADAEGVNQAFKDIAAELGGVHVLVNNAGIAVNALTLGAKDADWQRALAVNLTGAFNCTRAALRPLMKAKESGRIINITSVVAEMGNAGQAPYVAAKAGLIGLTKTWAREYASRGLTVNAVAPGWIDTDMTASELPEAKRAELTQQIPLGRVGKPEDIAGAVAFLAGPTAAYITGQVLRVNGGLLM
- the fabD gene encoding ACP S-malonyltransferase — protein: MKAFLFPGQGSQKPGMGKALFDAHDEAKAVFKEADEVLGFPLSTLCFEGPESELTLTANAQPAILTTSVAALRVLESKTGVRPDVVAGHSLGEYSALVAASGLRMADAVRLVHLRGKFMQEAVAPGEGAMAAILGLEGAAVAEACQEAARELGAVVSPANLNGGGQVVIAGTKATVDRACELAKAKGAKRAIPLQVSAPFHCALMAPAAERLAAELAKVEVTPLAVPVVTNIEAAANRDASRVRALLTRQVTGTVRWEESVQALVALGVGTAYEVGHGNVLAGLVKRIAPSLAVTGVSDPASVAALAV